The Mus caroli chromosome 1, CAROLI_EIJ_v1.1, whole genome shotgun sequence genome has a window encoding:
- the Lyg2 gene encoding lysozyme g-like protein 2: MVPSLVFWGLIALIGTARGSYTHSVHSVNPHVHPRLYHGCYGDIMTMETFGAPCDINNLMNCGIHGSEMFAEMDLKAIKPYRILIKEVGQRHCIDPALIAAIISRESHGGAVLQNGWDHKGQRFGLMQLDKNMYHPIGSWDSKEHLLQSVGILTERIKAMKRKFPTWNTAQHLKGGLTAFKSGMETIVTPADIDGDLVDDVLARAKFYKRHGF; this comes from the exons GCACTGCCAGGGGCTCATACACTCACTCCGTGCACTCCGTGAACCCTCATGTGCACCCTCGTCTGTACCATGGCTGCTATGGGGACATCATGACCATGGAGACTTTTGGGGCCCCCTGTGACATAAATAATCTGATGAACTGTG GGATCCACGGTTCGGAAATGTTTGCCGAGATGGATTTGAAAGCCATAAAACCTTACCGGATTCTCATCAAAGAAGTGGGGCAGAGACACTGTATTGACCCAGCCCTCATCGCTGCCATCATCTCCAGGGAAAGCCACGGCGGGGCTGTCCTGCAAAATGGCTGGGACCATAAGGGGCAGAGGTTTGGCTTGATGCAG CTTGATAAAAATATGTACCATCCTATTGGTTCCTGGGATAGCAAGGAACACCTTCTACAGTCTGTTGGGATTCTAACAGAAAGAATTAAGGCAATGAAGAGGAAATTTCCCACCTGGAATACAGCTCAGCACCTGAAAG GTGGTCTGACTGCTTTTAAGTCGGGGATGGAAACTATTGTCACTCCAGCAGACATAGACGGTGACTTAGTGGATGATGTCCTTGCCCGGGCCAAATTCTATAAGAGACATGGCTTCTAG